The following proteins come from a genomic window of Maylandia zebra isolate NMK-2024a linkage group LG22, Mzebra_GT3a, whole genome shotgun sequence:
- the cdk6 gene encoding cyclin-dependent kinase 6: protein MDKESVGTQYEPVAEIGEGAYGKVYKARDLKNGGRFVALKRVRVQTEEEGMPLSTIREVAVLRQLEAFEHPNVVRLFDVCTVSRTDRETKLTLVFEHVDQDLTTYLEKAPDPGVPPETIKDMMYQLLQGLDFLHSHRVVHRDLKPQNILVTSGGQIKLADFGLARIYSFQMALTSVVVTLWYRAPEVLLQSSYATPVDLWSVGCIFAEMFRRRPLFRGNSDVDQLGKIFDVVGVPSAEDWPQEVALPQSAFTPRPPKPIEDLVPDMDEQGRALLMQFFTFNPSRRISAFTALSHPYFQSVDSHSRSVYAAQPIPSNKSTMEERSA from the exons ATGGACAAAGAAAGTGTTGGTACTCAGTATGAGCCTGTGGCCGAGATTGGAGAAGGCGCCTACGGGAAAGTGTACAAGGCGAGAGATTTGAAGAACGGGGGACGCTTTGTTGCCCTAAAAAGAGTTCGTGTCCAGACGGAGGAAGAAGGCATGCCGCTCTCCACCATCCGCGAGGTGGCGGTGCTGAGGCAGCTTGAAGCCTTTGAGCACCCCAATGTTGTCAG GTTGTTTGATGTGTGCACAGTCTCTCGGACTGACCGAGAAACCAAACTCACTCTGGTCTTTGAGCATGTAGATCAGGACCTGACCACCTACCTGGAAAAGGCTCCTGACCCTGGAGTACCGCCTGAGACCATCAAG GATATGATGTACCAGCTGCTCCAGGGGTTAGACTTCCTGCACTCGCACCGCGTGGTTCACCGTGACctaaaaccccaaaacatcctGGTCACCAGCGGAGGACAGATCAAACTGGCCGACTTTGGTCTAGCTCGCATCTACAGCTTCCAGATGGCGCTCACGTCCGTG GTGGTGACGCTGTGGTACAGAGCCCCAGAAGTGCTGCTCCAGTCAAGTTACGCTACACCGGTGGACCTGTGGAGTGTCGGCTGTATCTTCGCTGAGATGTTCAGGAGAAG GCCGCTGTTTAGAGGAAACTCGGATGTTGATCAGCTTGGAAAGATTTTTGA TGTTGTTGGGGTACCCTCGGCAGAAGACTGGCCCCAGGAAGTAGCCCTGCCACAGAGTGCCTTCACACCCCGGCCCCCGAAACCAATAGAAGACCTAGTTCCAGACATGGACGAGCAGGGACGGGCCTTGTTAATG CAATTCTTCACCTTCAACCCGTCCAGGAGAATATCGGCCTTCACTGCGCTGAGTCACCCCTACTTTCAAAGCGTGGACAGCCACAGCAGAAGTGTGTACGCAGCCCAGCCCATCCCCAGCAACAAGTCCACGATGGAGGAGAGGAGTGCCTGA